One genomic region from Armatimonadota bacterium encodes:
- a CDS encoding ABC transporter ATP-binding protein, with protein MDGGLIIRNLSKVYSNPYTGEHVVAIEDVSLEIPPGEFVAILGPSGCGKTTLLNIVAGFLPPTRGEILLNGRRIQGPGPDRGVVFQSFALFPWKTVLENVAFGLKMRGVPRAERERIAREYIALVGLVGFENRYPHELSGGMQQRVGVARVLANNPDLMLMDEPFASVDAQTRMTLQEELSRIWEARRPTILFVTHDVEEAVFLANRVVVLTPRPARVRATVDVPLARPRRWQALVEDPDYKSLVARVLALVRDSAG; from the coding sequence ATGGACGGCGGCCTGATCATCCGCAACCTCAGCAAGGTCTACTCCAATCCCTACACCGGCGAGCACGTGGTGGCCATCGAGGACGTCTCGCTGGAGATCCCGCCCGGAGAGTTCGTGGCCATCCTGGGGCCCAGCGGCTGCGGCAAGACCACCCTGCTCAACATCGTGGCGGGGTTCCTGCCTCCCACCCGCGGCGAGATCCTGCTCAACGGGCGGCGCATCCAGGGCCCGGGGCCGGACCGGGGCGTGGTGTTCCAGAGTTTTGCGCTGTTTCCCTGGAAGACGGTGCTGGAGAATGTGGCCTTCGGCCTGAAGATGCGCGGCGTGCCCCGGGCGGAGCGCGAGCGCATCGCCCGGGAATACATCGCCCTGGTGGGGCTGGTGGGCTTCGAGAACCGCTACCCCCACGAGCTGTCCGGGGGCATGCAGCAACGGGTGGGCGTGGCCCGCGTCCTGGCCAACAACCCGGACCTGATGCTCATGGACGAGCCGTTCGCCAGCGTGGACGCCCAGACCCGCATGACCCTGCAGGAGGAGCTGTCCCGCATCTGGGAGGCGCGGCGGCCCACCATCCTGTTCGTCACCCACGACGTGGAGGAGGCCGTCTTTCTGGCCAACCGGGTCGTGGTCCTGACCCCGCGGCCGGCCCGGGTGCGCGCGACGGTGGACGTCCCCCTCGCGCGCCCGCGCCGGTGGCAGGCCCTGGTGGAAGACCCGGACTACAAGAGCCTGGTGGCCCGGGTCCTGGCGCTGGTCCGGGACTCCGCGGGATGA
- a CDS encoding ABC transporter substrate-binding protein translates to MRSKPAVLAAAVVLVLAGWGVTTSRAGPALIPLKVGIVAAIDQLGVPVALDRGLFEKWGLDVTIATPYPTGVDQLNALQAGEIQMGQVGVPMIGAVLRGMDLVIVGNYSGSAVRLGGDNTMALVTRKGSGIRTIQDLRGRRVAVSFGTISHLYILGILEKAGLTVRDLTLVNTPPQEMPVALRGGAVDAFATWDPWPVIALREIPDTYEVVRGGGFIGFMGFNVALRGWAERNQETIERFLAARAEADKFMRANPVQTAIIAVRWLPGLRPEVALQGVRNNLPTIDIRISCYNYLALHNGVQTLHRLGFIPGTFDVNRVFMPGPILNVMRNHPQLFDDLPPIPRNAQVGPGFVFRGTCP, encoded by the coding sequence ATGCGCAGCAAGCCAGCAGTCCTGGCGGCCGCCGTGGTGCTGGTCCTGGCGGGATGGGGGGTGACCACCAGCCGCGCCGGACCGGCCCTGATTCCCCTGAAGGTGGGGATCGTGGCGGCCATCGACCAGCTCGGCGTCCCGGTGGCCCTGGACCGGGGCCTGTTTGAAAAGTGGGGGCTGGATGTGACCATTGCCACCCCCTACCCCACCGGCGTGGATCAGCTCAACGCCCTCCAGGCGGGGGAGATCCAGATGGGGCAGGTGGGCGTCCCCATGATCGGGGCCGTCCTGCGGGGTATGGACCTGGTGATCGTGGGCAATTACTCCGGTTCGGCGGTCCGGCTGGGCGGGGACAACACCATGGCCCTGGTCACCCGCAAGGGCAGCGGCATCCGGACCATCCAGGATCTGCGCGGCAGGCGGGTGGCGGTCTCCTTCGGGACCATCAGCCACCTGTACATTCTGGGCATCCTGGAGAAGGCCGGGCTCACCGTCCGCGACCTGACCCTGGTCAACACCCCGCCCCAGGAGATGCCGGTGGCCCTGCGGGGCGGGGCGGTGGACGCCTTCGCCACCTGGGATCCCTGGCCGGTGATCGCCCTGCGGGAGATTCCCGACACCTATGAGGTGGTGCGGGGCGGAGGCTTCATCGGCTTCATGGGGTTCAACGTGGCCCTGCGCGGGTGGGCCGAGCGCAACCAGGAGACCATCGAGCGCTTCCTGGCCGCCCGGGCGGAGGCGGACAAGTTCATGCGGGCCAACCCGGTGCAGACCGCCATCATCGCCGTGCGCTGGCTGCCGGGGCTGCGGCCCGAGGTGGCCCTGCAGGGGGTGCGCAACAACCTGCCCACCATCGACATCCGCATCTCCTGCTACAACTACCTGGCGCTGCACAATGGCGTGCAGACCCTGCACCGGCTGGGGTTCATCCCGGGGACATTCGATGTGAACCGGGTGTTCATGCCCGGGCCCATCCTGAACGTGATGCGCAACCACCCGCAGCTGTTCGACGACCTGCCGCCCATTCCGCGGAACGCGCAGGTGGGGCCGGGGTTCGTGTTCCGGGGAACGTGCCCGTAG
- a CDS encoding quinone oxidoreductase yields the protein MKAVRIHAHGGPEVLQYEEVPVPTPGPREVRVKVDAAGLNFLDTYHRTGLYQVSLPFTPGSEAAGVVDAVGPGVDDLRPGDRVAWAMYPGAYAEYAVVPAARLVPVPEGLDAHIAAAVMVQGMTAHYLTHSTYPLRAGRTVLVHAAGGGTGQILVQVCKRLGAVVVGTASSEEKARLAREAGADHVIRYDQEDFVEAVRRITGGRGVDVVYDGVGRATAEKDLDVLQPRGYLVLFGNASGAPPAISPLTLMAKGSLFVTRPSLGHYTATREELLERARAVFGWVQRGEVRVRIARTYPLAAAADAHRALESRQLPGKALLLPP from the coding sequence GTGAAGGCCGTTCGCATCCACGCCCACGGAGGGCCAGAGGTCCTGCAGTATGAGGAGGTGCCGGTCCCGACCCCGGGCCCGCGGGAGGTCCGGGTGAAGGTCGACGCGGCGGGGCTGAACTTCCTGGACACGTACCATCGGACCGGCCTGTACCAGGTCTCCCTGCCCTTCACCCCGGGATCCGAGGCCGCCGGGGTGGTGGATGCGGTGGGGCCGGGGGTGGACGATCTGCGGCCCGGCGACCGGGTGGCGTGGGCGATGTATCCGGGCGCCTACGCCGAGTACGCCGTGGTCCCGGCCGCCCGCCTGGTGCCCGTGCCCGAGGGCCTGGACGCCCACATCGCCGCGGCCGTCATGGTGCAGGGGATGACCGCACACTACCTGACCCACAGCACGTACCCCCTGCGGGCCGGCCGGACGGTCCTGGTGCACGCCGCCGGGGGAGGGACCGGGCAAATCCTGGTGCAGGTGTGCAAGCGGCTGGGGGCGGTGGTCGTGGGGACCGCCTCCAGCGAGGAGAAGGCCCGCCTGGCCCGGGAGGCGGGAGCCGACCACGTGATCCGCTACGACCAGGAGGACTTCGTGGAGGCCGTGCGCCGGATCACCGGCGGTCGGGGCGTGGACGTGGTGTACGACGGGGTCGGGCGCGCCACCGCCGAGAAGGACCTGGACGTGCTGCAGCCCCGGGGCTACCTGGTGCTGTTCGGCAACGCCAGCGGCGCGCCGCCGGCCATCTCGCCGCTCACGCTGATGGCCAAAGGGTCTCTCTTTGTGACCCGGCCCAGCCTGGGCCACTACACCGCCACCCGTGAGGAACTGCTGGAGCGGGCGCGGGCGGTGTTCGGATGGGTGCAACGGGGGGAGGTGCGTGTCCGCATCGCCCGGACGTACCCCCTGGCCGCCGCTGCCGATGCCCACCGGGCGCTGGAGTCCCGCCAGCTCCCCGGCAAGGCCCTGCTGCTGCCGCCCTGA
- a CDS encoding ABC transporter permease has translation MRGRLRRLVGWGLTRPAVQAALPFVLLVGVWQLVVELEIYPRAFFPGPGDVAAALVALTYKGILPAYLQDSVTRLAVGTAVGALVGIPLGVLIGLHPLSYRFFWPLIIFFQAIGDIAWLPILLIWFGFTLTTMTFVIVYTVVFPIIFNTALGVRTVPVDVIRAAQCLGASRSQILWEVLLPGALPNIITGLRTGLGYGWRALIAAEIIVGTSGIGFMMFDARRSGSVVEMILGMILLGLLWYAVDAGVLRPAEQATVERWGLVRATG, from the coding sequence ATGAGGGGACGCCTGCGCCGCCTGGTGGGGTGGGGCCTGACGCGGCCGGCGGTCCAGGCCGCCCTCCCCTTCGTCCTCCTGGTGGGCGTCTGGCAGCTGGTGGTGGAGCTGGAGATCTACCCCCGGGCGTTCTTCCCCGGCCCTGGCGACGTGGCGGCCGCCCTGGTGGCCCTGACCTACAAGGGCATCCTGCCCGCCTACCTGCAGGACAGCGTCACCCGCCTGGCCGTGGGCACCGCGGTGGGCGCGCTGGTGGGCATCCCGCTGGGCGTGCTGATCGGCCTGCACCCCCTCAGCTACCGGTTCTTCTGGCCGCTGATCATCTTCTTCCAGGCCATCGGCGACATCGCCTGGCTGCCCATCCTGCTCATCTGGTTCGGCTTCACGCTGACCACCATGACCTTCGTGATCGTCTACACCGTGGTCTTCCCCATCATCTTCAACACCGCCCTGGGAGTGCGCACCGTGCCCGTGGACGTCATCCGCGCCGCCCAGTGCCTGGGCGCTTCCCGGAGCCAGATCCTGTGGGAGGTCCTCCTGCCCGGCGCCTTGCCCAACATCATCACGGGGCTGCGCACCGGCCTGGGCTACGGATGGCGCGCCCTGATCGCGGCGGAGATCATCGTGGGCACCAGCGGCATCGGCTTCATGATGTTCGACGCGCGCCGATCGGGCAGCGTGGTGGAGATGATCCTGGGAATGATCCTGCTGGGGCTGCTGTGGTATGCGGTGGACGCCGGAGTGCTGCGCCCGGCGGAGCAGGCCACCGTCGAACGCTGGGGACTGGTCCGCGCCACGGGGTGA
- a CDS encoding sugar kinase — MPDIVALGEPMAEFAAVDFGALDEVYTFRRGWGGDTSNVVVAAARLGASAGYITRVGDDAFGRSFLRLWAQEGVDASRVVVDREASTGVYFIARYAGGHSFTYYRAGSAASRLTPGDLDRDYLRRARVVHTSGITQAISPSARDTAAAAMEIARGAGVRVSYDLNLRPRLAPVPHLRTLVAEALPRADIVFLSEEDAGHLDDTRPAEAVAEDLCGRGPRLVILKRGAAGCLVITAGGERWAVPSWPVEVVDATGAGDAFDAGFLVEWLRGVPPPEAARLATAVGALTAAGLGAVAPLPTRAEVERFMVQHGDSRTKGGTR, encoded by the coding sequence ATGCCGGACATCGTCGCCCTGGGAGAGCCCATGGCCGAGTTCGCCGCCGTCGACTTCGGCGCCCTGGACGAGGTGTACACCTTCCGGCGCGGGTGGGGAGGCGACACCTCGAATGTGGTCGTCGCGGCCGCCCGACTCGGCGCGTCGGCGGGGTACATCACGCGGGTGGGAGACGACGCCTTCGGCCGGTCATTCCTGCGCCTGTGGGCCCAGGAGGGGGTGGACGCCTCCCGGGTGGTGGTGGACCGGGAGGCGTCCACCGGCGTGTACTTCATCGCCCGCTACGCGGGCGGCCACAGCTTCACCTACTACCGCGCGGGGTCGGCGGCCAGCCGGCTGACGCCGGGCGACCTCGATCGCGACTACCTGAGGCGGGCGCGGGTCGTGCACACCAGCGGCATCACCCAGGCCATCTCGCCCTCCGCCCGGGACACGGCGGCCGCCGCCATGGAGATCGCGCGCGGCGCCGGCGTCCGGGTCAGCTACGACCTGAACCTGCGGCCGCGGCTGGCTCCGGTGCCTCACCTGCGGACCCTGGTGGCGGAAGCCCTTCCCCGGGCAGACATCGTGTTTCTCAGCGAGGAGGACGCCGGCCATCTGGACGACACCCGACCGGCGGAGGCGGTGGCCGAGGACCTGTGCGGCCGCGGACCGCGCCTGGTGATCCTGAAGAGGGGCGCGGCCGGGTGCCTGGTGATCACCGCCGGCGGCGAGCGCTGGGCGGTGCCCAGCTGGCCGGTGGAGGTGGTGGACGCCACGGGGGCAGGCGACGCCTTCGACGCCGGCTTCCTGGTGGAGTGGCTGCGGGGGGTCCCGCCGCCGGAGGCCGCGCGCCTGGCCACGGCGGTGGGCGCCCTGACGGCGGCGGGCCTGGGGGCCGTCGCTCCCCTGCCCACCCGCGCCGAGGTGGAACGGTTCATGGTGCAGCATGGCGATTCCCGGACGAAAGGAGGGACACGGTGA
- a CDS encoding IclR family transcriptional regulator, with protein MDTPTGTGVKSIDRAWALLASLGEAGQPLTVRDLARRTGLPRPTVYRLVDALARHGAVVIQDGTVAVGHRVLWLAGQRLAQLELRAAGRPYLMDLCRQVGETVHLGVLEQGHVVYIDKVEPPRPLRMASTIGAIMPAHSTALGKAMLAWSDPRAVREIVAQRGLPRRTPRTITTLARLQRELAAVRARGFAVDNVENEDGIRCVGAPIFDHRGRVAGAVSISGSVSTISLRRAREELGPRVRETAARISRVLGWSGAQKGGLP; from the coding sequence GTGGACACACCGACGGGGACCGGCGTCAAGAGCATCGATCGGGCGTGGGCCCTTCTCGCGTCCCTCGGCGAGGCCGGGCAGCCCCTCACGGTCCGGGACCTGGCCCGCCGGACGGGCCTGCCCCGACCGACCGTCTACCGCCTGGTAGACGCCCTCGCCCGCCACGGCGCGGTGGTGATCCAGGACGGAACCGTGGCCGTGGGGCACCGGGTGCTGTGGCTGGCCGGCCAGCGCCTGGCCCAGCTGGAACTGCGGGCGGCGGGCCGCCCCTACCTGATGGACCTGTGCCGGCAGGTGGGCGAGACCGTCCACCTGGGCGTCCTGGAGCAGGGCCACGTGGTGTACATCGACAAGGTGGAACCGCCCCGCCCCCTGCGCATGGCGTCCACCATCGGCGCCATCATGCCCGCCCACAGCACTGCCCTGGGCAAGGCCATGCTGGCCTGGTCGGACCCCCGCGCGGTCCGGGAGATCGTCGCCCAGCGCGGACTGCCCCGCCGGACCCCCCGCACCATCACCACCCTGGCGCGCCTGCAGCGGGAACTGGCGGCGGTGCGCGCCCGGGGATTCGCCGTGGACAACGTGGAGAACGAAGACGGCATCCGGTGCGTGGGCGCGCCCATCTTCGACCACCGGGGTCGGGTCGCCGGGGCGGTGAGCATTTCCGGTTCGGTCAGCACCATCAGCCTGCGCCGGGCCCGCGAGGAGCTGGGGCCCCGGGTCCGCGAGACGGCGGCCCGCATCTCCCGGGTCCTGGGATGGTCCGGCGCGCAGAAAGGAGGCCTGCCGTGA
- a CDS encoding RraA family protein yields the protein MIDPLDRAVRDRWLAVTTASVADAVDRVIRRRGFMAAEIKPLAPVRIVGPAVTVLERRSLEAHPPRHALDAIDEAPPGSIIVIATDDPEAARDVALWGGLMTVAAVTRGLGGVVLDGGVRDAEEIRREGLAVFARSVVPSTTVGRYATVARDIPVVCGGVPVHPGDIVVGDGDGVVVVPREAAAEVLAAAEQIEQAERAVAQRIREVGSIRRAVEEFARI from the coding sequence GTGATTGACCCCCTGGATCGGGCTGTGAGGGATCGGTGGCTGGCCGTGACCACGGCCTCGGTGGCGGACGCCGTGGACCGGGTCATCCGGCGCCGCGGCTTCATGGCCGCGGAGATCAAGCCCCTGGCGCCGGTCCGGATCGTGGGGCCGGCCGTGACGGTGCTGGAGCGCCGCAGCCTGGAGGCCCACCCTCCCCGTCACGCCCTGGACGCCATCGACGAGGCCCCCCCGGGCTCCATCATCGTCATCGCCACCGACGATCCGGAGGCCGCCCGGGACGTGGCCCTGTGGGGCGGGCTGATGACCGTGGCCGCGGTCACCCGGGGACTGGGCGGAGTGGTCCTGGACGGCGGAGTGCGCGACGCCGAGGAGATCCGGCGCGAGGGGCTGGCGGTCTTCGCCCGCTCGGTGGTGCCCTCCACCACCGTGGGCCGCTACGCCACCGTCGCCCGCGACATCCCGGTGGTGTGCGGGGGCGTCCCGGTCCACCCCGGGGACATCGTCGTGGGGGACGGCGACGGCGTCGTGGTCGTGCCCCGGGAGGCGGCCGCGGAGGTGCTGGCCGCCGCCGAGCAGATCGAGCAGGCCGAGCGGGCCGTGGCCCAGCGCATCCGCGAGGTGGGCAGCATCCGGCGGGCGGTGGAGGAGTTCGCCCGGATCTAG
- a CDS encoding ABC transporter permease — protein MTRQAGAGPDAGRARVGSPARRWLGAALWFAAPFAALVLAWHLTVRLAGIPLRVFPAPADVAAALVQQVRTGDLADHIAQSLRRVLVGTTLAVATSIPLGVAISSSRVLAGLLLPVLRFFSVLAGIAWIPLATLWFGYGFGAITFIIFNAVFFIVLYNTLLGVSSIPQVLRDAARCLGARPWHVLVEVLLPGALPNIVTGIRTGMGFAWRGLIAAEIIATNAGLGYMIFLARDFYRTEVIVLGMILIGALWVLIDRSVLAPLERRTIERWGLTRGAP, from the coding sequence ATGACCCGGCAGGCCGGAGCCGGCCCGGATGCGGGCCGGGCGCGCGTGGGGTCGCCGGCGCGGCGATGGCTGGGGGCGGCGCTGTGGTTCGCCGCCCCCTTCGCCGCGCTGGTCCTGGCGTGGCATCTGACGGTGCGCCTGGCCGGGATTCCCCTGCGGGTGTTCCCCGCCCCCGCCGACGTGGCCGCGGCGCTGGTGCAGCAGGTGCGCACCGGTGACCTGGCCGACCACATCGCCCAGAGCCTGCGCCGGGTCCTGGTGGGGACAACCCTGGCGGTGGCCACCAGCATCCCGCTGGGGGTGGCCATCAGCTCCAGCCGGGTCCTGGCGGGCCTGCTGCTGCCGGTCCTGCGGTTCTTCTCGGTCCTGGCGGGCATCGCCTGGATCCCCCTGGCGACCCTGTGGTTCGGCTACGGCTTCGGTGCCATCACCTTCATCATCTTCAACGCGGTGTTCTTCATCGTGCTGTACAACACGCTGCTGGGCGTGAGCAGCATTCCCCAGGTCCTGCGGGACGCCGCCCGGTGCCTGGGAGCCCGCCCCTGGCATGTCCTGGTGGAGGTGCTCCTGCCGGGGGCGCTGCCCAACATCGTGACCGGCATCCGGACGGGCATGGGATTTGCCTGGCGCGGGCTGATCGCCGCCGAGATCATCGCCACCAACGCCGGCCTGGGCTACATGATCTTCCTGGCGCGGGACTTCTACCGCACCGAGGTCATCGTGCTGGGCATGATCCTGATCGGCGCCCTGTGGGTGCTCATCGACCGGTCCGTGCTGGCGCCCCTGGAGCGCCGCACCATCGAGCGGTGGGGCCTGACCCGGGGGGCGCCATGA